The Fictibacillus arsenicus genome contains a region encoding:
- a CDS encoding alpha/beta-type small acid-soluble spore protein, which translates to MARNQSNQIVVPGAQGALDAMKQEIAAEFGVHLGPDTTSRANGSVGGEITKRLVAQALGGLR; encoded by the coding sequence ATGGCACGTAACCAAAGCAACCAAATCGTAGTTCCTGGAGCACAAGGAGCTCTTGATGCAATGAAGCAAGAGATCGCTGCTGAGTTCGGAGTACATCTTGGACCAGACACAACTTCTCGTGCAAACGGATCTGTTGGTGGCGAAATCACTAAGCGTCTTGTAGCACAAGCGTTAGGCGGACTTCGTTAA
- a CDS encoding phosphatase PAP2 family protein, with translation MKKYNLLLSVCLMCFLLFVFYDTRIVSAFDDAAREFILSMRNDTLTELVTAFTYVGDAKVLAALCIFGVIGLFLFRKWLSGILLLASIGLSYGLNLVLKNVFERERPLGNRLLEEDGFSFPSGNAMVGTSFYLFSAFLLYQKYQKPWILWIGAILPFFLSVSRVYAGVHYPSDILAGFSIGIAFCVCLTVLYKSLNGKSTEIQNNKNTYL, from the coding sequence ATGAAAAAGTATAATCTTTTACTAAGTGTCTGTTTGATGTGTTTTTTATTATTTGTATTTTATGACACTCGGATAGTAAGTGCATTCGATGATGCAGCAAGAGAATTTATTCTAAGTATGAGAAACGATACTTTAACTGAACTGGTTACCGCATTTACATATGTTGGAGATGCCAAAGTATTAGCGGCACTATGCATCTTTGGTGTTATTGGTTTATTTCTTTTTAGAAAATGGCTGAGCGGCATTCTTCTGCTTGCAAGTATAGGATTATCCTATGGTTTGAATCTGGTATTAAAGAACGTATTTGAAAGGGAACGTCCATTAGGGAATCGTTTATTAGAAGAGGATGGGTTTAGTTTCCCAAGCGGGAACGCTATGGTAGGAACATCCTTCTATTTATTTTCAGCTTTCTTGCTCTATCAAAAATACCAAAAACCATGGATTCTTTGGATCGGTGCAATTCTTCCATTTTTCTTGAGCGTAAGCCGCGTCTATGCTGGAGTACACTATCCATCCGATATACTTGCAGGATTCAGCATTGGAATAGCTTTTTGTGTTTGTTTAACAGTTTTATACAAATCATTAAATGGTAAATCTACAGAGATACAAAACAATAAGAATACTTATTTATAG
- the trhO gene encoding oxygen-dependent tRNA uridine(34) hydroxylase TrhO: MQYRVLLYYKYVTIDDPESFKEEHLAYCKELGLIGRILVAREGINGTVSGTIEQTQKYMDDMKNDSRFADTVFKIETSETHAFKKMKVRVRPELVHLSLEDDVNPNETTGKHLSPKEWLVAMEQEDVVILDARNTYEYDLGHFKNAIRPDVETFRELPQWVRENFSQFKDKKVLTYCTGGIRCEKFSGFLLKEGFKDVSQLEGGIISYGHDEEAKGKLWDGKCYVFDERISVPVNRSGEETVVGRCYHCGNPEERYVKCGNPECNAHLLMCEDCEKEHKRSCSKECLEHPWNRYIKEQERESSPN; this comes from the coding sequence ATGCAATATCGAGTTTTGCTGTATTACAAATATGTAACCATAGATGATCCGGAATCTTTTAAAGAAGAGCATCTTGCCTATTGTAAGGAACTTGGTTTAATAGGGCGCATCCTAGTTGCCCGTGAAGGAATAAATGGAACGGTTTCCGGAACGATTGAACAGACCCAAAAATATATGGATGATATGAAAAATGATTCTAGATTTGCAGATACGGTTTTCAAAATAGAAACTTCAGAAACTCATGCTTTTAAAAAAATGAAAGTAAGAGTGAGACCTGAACTAGTACATTTAAGTCTTGAGGATGATGTGAATCCAAATGAAACTACAGGTAAGCACCTTTCACCAAAAGAATGGCTTGTAGCTATGGAGCAAGAAGACGTAGTAATCCTGGATGCACGTAATACGTATGAATATGATCTTGGACATTTCAAAAATGCGATCAGGCCTGATGTGGAAACATTTAGAGAACTTCCACAATGGGTGAGGGAAAACTTTAGTCAGTTTAAAGATAAGAAAGTACTAACGTATTGTACAGGTGGAATCCGCTGTGAAAAGTTCTCTGGTTTTCTTTTAAAAGAGGGATTTAAGGATGTTTCTCAGCTAGAAGGCGGAATAATCAGCTATGGCCATGACGAAGAGGCAAAAGGTAAGCTCTGGGATGGGAAATGCTATGTCTTTGATGAACGAATCTCAGTTCCAGTAAATCGAAGCGGAGAAGAAACGGTTGTGGGCAGATGCTATCATTGCGGAAATCCTGAAGAACGTTATGTGAAATGCGGAAACCCTGAATGTAATGCACACCTATTAATGTGTGAGGACTGTGAAAAGGAACATAAACGATCATGCAGCAAGGAATGTCTTGAACATCCCTGGAATCGCTATATAAAAGAACAAGAACGAGAAAGCTCTCCGAACTAG
- a CDS encoding ankyrin repeat domain-containing protein, with protein MSLHKAAMEGNVYELQAQLNDKNTDVNQIQDGWSPLHLAAHFGNTEAAALLLQNGANIHIKSGNEMANTPLHAAAANKNNRKEMMSMLLSHGADINGKQSGGWTVLHQAAHNNDPEMILFYLEQGADPYSAKEDGRTALELAEDEQLHEAASVLRNYTLNKI; from the coding sequence ATGAGTTTGCATAAAGCAGCTATGGAAGGAAATGTTTACGAATTACAAGCGCAATTAAACGATAAGAATACCGATGTGAATCAGATTCAAGATGGATGGTCACCGCTTCATCTAGCCGCCCATTTCGGAAATACTGAAGCAGCAGCACTCTTGCTTCAAAATGGAGCAAATATACATATTAAATCAGGAAATGAGATGGCTAACACACCGCTTCACGCGGCAGCTGCAAATAAGAATAACCGTAAAGAAATGATGAGTATGCTGCTTTCTCATGGAGCTGATATTAATGGAAAACAAAGCGGGGGATGGACCGTGCTGCATCAAGCTGCTCACAATAATGATCCTGAAATGATTCTTTTCTACTTAGAACAAGGAGCAGATCCTTATTCAGCAAAAGAAGATGGAAGAACAGCCTTAGAATTGGCCGAAGATGAACAACTCCATGAAGCCGCTTCAGTATTGCGAAACTATACACTTAATAAAATCTAA
- a CDS encoding LysM peptidoglycan-binding domain-containing protein gives MRLKIASLSISAFLLMGSATYAATPYTVQQNDTLWSISQDKNVSLNNVIGMNLLKSSSIYAGQTLYVPSSSKQYTVKTGDTLYKIASASNVSLWAIQQANPQVRQINWVYPGQVLDLPASAAQKPAAPAPAQSSVGAYATQVSQLVNQERQKAGLAPLTLDAELSNVALAKAKDMIAKNYFDHNSPTYGSPFDMMRSFGINYTAAGENIAKGQTSPQAVMNDWMNSPGHRQNILSTNYDSIGVAYYQGAWVQLFKK, from the coding sequence ATGCGTTTAAAAATTGCTTCTTTAAGTATTTCAGCTTTTCTTTTAATGGGGTCTGCAACATATGCAGCAACACCATATACGGTTCAGCAGAACGATACTCTTTGGAGTATCTCTCAAGATAAAAATGTAAGTTTGAACAACGTAATTGGAATGAACCTATTAAAAAGTTCATCGATTTATGCTGGACAAACTCTTTATGTTCCATCGTCTTCAAAACAATATACAGTAAAAACTGGAGACACATTATATAAAATCGCTTCGGCGTCAAATGTTAGTCTATGGGCAATCCAACAGGCAAACCCGCAAGTACGACAAATCAACTGGGTTTACCCTGGACAAGTTTTAGATTTGCCAGCTTCTGCTGCACAAAAACCTGCCGCTCCTGCTCCAGCTCAATCTTCTGTTGGTGCATACGCAACTCAAGTTTCACAATTGGTGAATCAAGAGCGGCAAAAAGCAGGCCTTGCCCCATTAACACTTGATGCTGAATTAAGCAATGTTGCTTTGGCAAAAGCAAAAGACATGATTGCTAAGAATTATTTCGACCACAATTCACCAACTTACGGGTCACCTTTTGACATGATGCGCAGCTTTGGTATCAATTACACTGCAGCAGGTGAAAACATCGCAAAAGGACAGACTTCACCACAAGCTGTTATGAACGATTGGATGAATAGCCCGGGTCATAGACAAAACATTTTAAGCACAAATTATGATTCTATTGGAGTTGCTTATTATCAAGGAGCTTGGGTACAGCTTTTCAAAAAATAA
- a CDS encoding YciI family protein, translating into METREFLYQIKPIRSDFMENQSQEEKNALEAHFFYLQNLLQEDKLVLAGPCLDASFGVVILQNVDNEEANRIMVNDPAIVNEIMTGELFPFRISLLKK; encoded by the coding sequence TTGGAAACCAGAGAGTTTTTATATCAGATAAAACCGATTCGATCAGATTTTATGGAAAATCAGTCGCAAGAAGAAAAAAATGCATTAGAAGCTCATTTTTTCTACCTTCAAAATCTTTTGCAAGAAGATAAGCTCGTACTGGCAGGTCCATGTCTAGATGCATCTTTCGGCGTTGTGATTTTGCAAAATGTAGATAATGAAGAAGCGAACAGAATCATGGTTAACGATCCAGCTATTGTAAACGAGATAATGACAGGAGAATTATTTCCGTTTCGTATTTCGCTTCTGAAAAAATAA
- a CDS encoding DEAD/DEAH box helicase, translated as MIHSFPEFIQNAWNKSGFTSLTDIQERAIPNLLENKDIVIESPTGTGKTLAYALPALAKLDPETKNVQVVFLAPTRELAMQIYEVCQKFTENSGLSGASLIGGANMQRQLDKLKKKPQYIVGTPGRVKELIQNKKLKVHEVKTIVIDEADHIIEAGFNGDVEQVIGATLKDRQLVFVSATINKKTEDWSNKLAVEPSIIKVEKQETANQVTHSFMVSEYRDKVDNLRKLIRHTPGIKAIVFINSSMKMDEFASKLEYKKIKLGVLAGNSTKQERQKVLNDFKRGKIPVLLTTDVATRGLDIPDVTHVVHLELPEDVKQYVHRSGRTGRMGKEGMVVSLVTKAELSSVKKWTANIDVPLQKQLLERGNVVIEDIQKNTFKKQSPQKNGVPANKKPFSDKKKRDSKDSR; from the coding sequence CTGATACATAGTTTTCCGGAATTTATCCAAAACGCGTGGAATAAAAGCGGATTCACTTCACTAACTGACATTCAGGAACGCGCTATTCCAAATTTATTAGAGAATAAAGACATCGTTATTGAGTCCCCGACTGGAACGGGCAAAACTCTTGCATATGCTTTGCCTGCACTTGCAAAGCTAGATCCAGAAACAAAAAATGTACAAGTAGTATTTCTTGCACCAACTAGAGAACTTGCCATGCAGATTTATGAAGTTTGCCAAAAGTTTACCGAAAACAGCGGGCTCAGCGGAGCTTCTCTAATTGGAGGAGCAAATATGCAGAGGCAGCTTGATAAATTGAAGAAAAAGCCTCAATATATCGTTGGGACACCAGGGCGAGTAAAAGAATTGATACAAAACAAAAAACTGAAGGTGCATGAAGTTAAAACGATTGTCATTGATGAAGCGGATCATATTATTGAAGCTGGTTTTAACGGGGATGTCGAACAAGTAATAGGTGCCACATTAAAAGATCGACAGCTCGTATTTGTATCTGCAACAATTAATAAAAAGACAGAAGATTGGTCTAATAAATTAGCAGTAGAACCTTCAATAATTAAAGTGGAAAAACAAGAAACAGCAAACCAGGTGACCCATTCGTTCATGGTATCCGAGTACCGTGATAAGGTGGATAATCTTCGAAAGCTGATTCGCCATACACCTGGCATCAAAGCGATTGTTTTTATCAACAGTTCCATGAAAATGGATGAATTCGCTTCAAAACTTGAATACAAAAAGATTAAACTTGGTGTTCTGGCAGGTAACTCTACAAAACAAGAGAGACAAAAAGTATTAAATGATTTTAAACGAGGGAAAATTCCAGTACTTTTAACAACGGATGTTGCGACACGCGGTCTGGATATACCTGATGTAACACATGTTGTACATCTTGAGCTTCCTGAAGACGTTAAGCAATATGTTCACCGTTCAGGAAGAACCGGCAGAATGGGGAAGGAAGGAATGGTTGTCTCACTCGTAACAAAAGCTGAATTGTCATCTGTAAAGAAATGGACTGCGAATATAGATGTGCCCCTGCAAAAGCAGCTCCTAGAAAGAGGCAATGTCGTTATAGAAGATATTCAAAAAAATACGTTTAAGAAACAGTCACCTCAGAAAAACGGGGTGCCAGCGAATAAAAAGCCTTTTTCAGATAAGAAGAAAAGAGATTCAAAAGACAGCAGATAA